In Candida orthopsilosis Co 90-125, chromosome 4 draft sequence, a single genomic region encodes these proteins:
- a CDS encoding Ino1 inositol-1-phosphate synthase has protein sequence MSSIDFKSSKSVTKDDHLYTKFTYENSLVEKDAQGKFHVTPTSVDYDFKLDLKVPKVGLLLVGLGGNNGTTLMASILANKHNISFENKEGVVKPNYYGSVTQSSTIKIGVDAEGNDVYAPFNSIVPFVNPNDLVVDGWDISGLELDQAMKRAKVLDVTLQKQLAPHLQGKKPMESIYYPDFIAANQGDRADNVFNKVNGEIKTDDKWKDVEKIRKDIRDFKQKNGLDKVIVLWTANTERYADVLPKVNDTADNLIASIKSNHEEIAPSTIFAVASILENVPYINGSPQNTFVPGVIELAEKHHSFIGGDDFKSGQTKIKSVLAQFLVDAGIKPISIASYNHLGNNDGYNLSAPKQFRSKEISKQSVVDDMIESNEILYNKETGDKVDHCIVIKYLPAVGDSKVAMDEYYSELMLGGHNKISIHNVCEDSLLATPLIIDLVVVTEFLQRVQYKKSQDSEDKYHDFYAVLTLLSYWLKAPLSRPGFKTINGLNKQRQALENLLRLLVGLPINNELRFEERLT, from the coding sequence AtgtcttcaattgatttcaagtCCTCTAAATCCGTCACCAAAGACGATCACCTTTACACCAAATTCACTTATGAAAACTCATTAGTTGAAAAGGATGCTCAAGGTAAATTCCACGTTACTCCAACATCGGTTGACtatgatttcaaattggatttaaAAGTTCCTAAAGTTGGTTTATTATTGGTTGGTTTAGGTGGTAATAATGGTACTACTTTAATGGCATCAATTTTGGCCAATAAGCACAAtatttcatttgaaaacaaggAAGGTGTTGTTAAGCCAAATTACTATGGTTCAGTTACTCAAAGTTCAACCATCAagattggtgttgatgCTGAAGGAAATGATGTTTATGCTCCATTCAACTCCATTGTCCCCTTTGTTAACCCTAATGATttagttgttgatggttgGGATATTTCTGGTTTGGAATTGGACCAAGCTATGAAGAGAGCTAAGGTGTTGGATGTTACTTTACAAAAGCAATTGGCTCCTCATTTACAAGGTAAAAAACCAATGGAATCTATTTACTATCCTGATTTTATTGCTGCTAATCAAGGTGATAGAGCTGACAATGTGTTCAATAAAGTTAATGGAGAAATCAAGACTGATGATAAATGgaaagatgttgaaaaaattagaaaagaCATTAGAgatttcaaacaaaagaatggaTTGGATAAAGTTATTGTTTTGTGGACCGCCAATACCGAAAGATATGCTGATGTGTTACCAAAAGTTAATGATACTGCCGATAACTTGATTGCTTCAATAAAATCCAACCACGAAGAAATTGCACCATCAACCATCTTTGCCGTTGCTTCAATCTTGGAAAACGTTCCATACATTAATGGATCCCCACAAAATACATTTGTTCCTGGTGTTATTGAATTGGCCGAAAAGCATCATTCATttattggtggtgatgacTTCAAATCAGGACAAACCAAGATCAAATCTGTTCTTGCACAATTCTTGGTTGATGCTGGTATCAAACCAATTTCCATTGCTTCATATAATCATTTGGGAAATAATGATGGATACAATTTATCAGCACCAAAGCAATTTAGGTCCAAGGaaatttccaaacaatcagttgttgatgatatgaTTGAAAGTAATGAAATCTTGTACAATAAAGAAACAggtgataaagttgatcaTTGTATCGTTATTAAATACCTTCCAGCTGTTGGCGATTCTAAAGTTGCCATGGATGAATACTATTCCGAATTGATGCTTGGTGgacacaacaaaatctcCATTCATAACGTATGTGAAGATTCCCTTTTAGCTACTCCATTaatcattgatttggttgttgtCACTGAGTTCTTACAAAGAGTTCAATACAAGAAACTGCAAGATTCCGAAGATAAATACCATGACTTCTACGCTGTATTGACTTTGTTGAGTTATTGGTTGAAAGCTCCGTTGTCTAGACCTGGATTCAAGACCATCAATGGGTTGaataaacaaagacaaGCATTGGAGAATttgttgaggttgttgGTTGGTTTGCCAATTAATAATGAATTGAGATTTGAAGAGAGATTAACTTGA